Proteins encoded in a region of the Trypanosoma brucei gambiense DAL972 chromosome 11, complete sequence genome:
- a CDS encoding RNA-binding protein, putative: MFNQFSKMPLEPPYIRNVYIASLPPNYTEEELRALFAPFGKIVSTALVRDKETKRCKGYGFVLMERYQDAYNAVMALQGHTVQHARVQVRLARPEASVKKADPLLYTQAMMCEVVQPAVYVLYPPTCITA; the protein is encoded by the coding sequence ATGTTCAACCAGTTTTCGAAGATGCCCTTGGAGCCTCCATACATTCGCAACGTATACATCGCGAGCCTTCCGCCCAACTACACCGAAGAAGAACTCCGAGCGTTGTTTGCGCCGTTTGGTAAGATCGTCTCAACAGCGCTTGTACGGGATAAGGAGACAAAACGCTGCAAGGGGTATGGGTTTGTGCTGATGGAGAGATACCAGGACGCATACAATGCTGTCATGGCTCTTCAGGGTCACACCGTTCAACACGCCCGTGTGCAAGTGCGATTGGCGCGCCCCGAAGCATCTGTGAAGAAGGCCGATCCGCTCTTGTACACTCAAGCGATGATGTGCGAGGTTGTGCAACCTGCGGTGTATGTTCTGTACCCACCGACGTGTATTACTGCTTAA
- a CDS encoding endonuclease III, putative, translating into MGKLFKPPSNWSKLYAKVKEIREEVQAPVDTVGCSKLFDPSASDEVRRYHILLALMLSAQTKDHVTAAAMHSLIDHGCTPETIYKMPESKLNEFISKVGFHNTKARNIKAATESILQLHKGTVPRSYEGLVSLPGVGPKMAHLFLQEADSVVIGIGVDTHVHRIAQRFHWVPSTVKSPEDTRKALEAWLPAKYWGEINGMLVGLGQTICTPRIPRCSECPASGLCPSAFREAKGGVKRQRLSEIEDVGAVVPAPKRKRI; encoded by the coding sequence ATGGGCAAGCTATTTAAACCACCATCCAACTGGAGCAAATTGTACGctaaagtgaaggaaattcGAGAAGAAGTCCAGGCACCAGTGGACACCGTAGGGTGCTCAAAGTTGTTTGACCCGTCGGCGTCAGATGAGGTCAGGCGGTACCATATATTACTGGCACTCATGCTCAGTGCCCAAACCAAAGATCACGTGACTGCAGCGGCGATGCACTCCCTTATTGATCACGGTTGTACACCGGAGACAATTTACAAGATGCCGGAGTCGAAGCTTAACGAGTTCATATCTAAGGTTGGTTTCCACAACACAAAGGCGAGGAATATAAAAGCAGCTACTGAGTCTATACTGCAGCTACACAAAGGAACAGTGCCGCGGTCTTATGAGGGATTGGTTTCCCTTCCAGGTGTTGGGCCCAAGATGGCCCATCTTTTTCTACAGGAAGCAGACAGTGTGGTAATCGGAATTGGAGTTGATACGCACGTCCATCGAATCGCCCAGCGGTTCCACTGGGTTCCCTCAACTGTAAAGAGTCCAGAGGATACGAGGAAGGCTCTCGAAGCTTGGCTTCCCGCCAAGTATTGGGGTGAGATCAATGGAATGTTGGTGGGATTGGGCCAAACAATATGTACTCCCCGGATCCCGCGATGTTCAGAGTGCCCAGCGAGTGGGCTGTGTCCCAGCGCCTTCCGCGAGGCAAAGGGCGGCGTGAAGCGTCAGAGGTTGTCCGAAATTGAGGACGTTGGTGCTGTGGTTCCAGCCCCAAAACGGAAGCGTATATAG
- a CDS encoding N-acetylglucosaminylphosphatidylinositoldeacety la se, putative, translating into MCPINASFYTLIVVKLLRESLIHMHGALAFGFVVVFLSFLVLWQRASCVSKIHLVGDVLFVFAHPDDEAMFFSPLLDYVRRHGLNAHFLCLSNGNYSGLGTVREKELVASAEYFGVNRRSVRVVDHPDLQDGPDNLWNTEIVQREVLSYLHSVKDIRTVITFDHRGVSSHANHVAVYEGVLLAKKNLPPGILFLSLHTRDLLEKYVGILSTVGYTVGIHRCGGRRNHVILIPPTSLFTSFSAMRKHKTQLVWFRYLFVWFSSYSYVNEVKELGVA; encoded by the coding sequence ATGTGCCCTATCAATGCGTCATTCTATACTCTGATTGTTGTTAAGTTGTTGAGGGAGTCGCTCATACACATGCATGGTGCTTTGGCGTTTGGGTTCGTTGTCGtttttttatcatttctAGTCTTATGGCAACGTGCATCTTGCGTAAGTAAGATACACCTAGTTGGGGACGTTCTTTTTGTGTTCGCACACCCGGACGATGAAGCGATGTTCTTCTCGCCGCTGTTGGATTATGTCAGGCGCCATGGCCTGAATGCCCACTTTCTCTGCTTGTCCAATGGAAACTACAGTGGCTTGGGCACAGTCAGGGAGAAAGAGTTAGTTGCCAGTGCGGAGTACTTTGGAGTTAACAGGCGTAGCGTCCGCGTGGTAGACCACCCGGACCTACAGGATGGTCCAGACAACTTATGGAATACCGAAATAGTCCAACGAGAGGTTCTTTCGTACCTGCACAGCGTCAAGGACATCCGCACTGTTATCACGTTTGATCATAGGGGAGTCTCTTCTCATGCGAATCACGTAGCGGTGTATGAGGGAGTTCTCTTGGCGAAAAAGAATCTTCCTCCCGGGATACTATTTTTGAGTCTGCACACGAGGGACTTATTGGAAAAGTACGTGGGTATACTTTCCACAGTAGGCTATACTGTAGGAATTCATCGTTGCGGCGGACGCCGAAACCACGTAATCCTCATTCCGCCGACCTCATTGTTCACAAGCTTTTCCGCCAtgaggaaacacaaaaccCAACTTGTGTGGTTCcgctatttgtttgtttggttttcttCCTACTCTTACGTTAATGAGGTGAAGGAATTGGGGGTCGCATGA
- a CDS encoding RNA helicase, putative yields the protein MGPNRQRKPRELARGRGRGGRCGRGRAAAPAPTAPSSILSRAEKDMVIDVLHHAASGGAVPVSEEHFNPNSGSRIKFQRNSPLTPSEILQRLYEGLGFPPDLVTQYVRDLADESKLPVFNSIGELLAEDGPFQSFLVDSCFELFSYMLWYSREEEGKSLTPEEGDSILQEELEAVRALFDDSFIGLKNFGDDDTDDRELQFSFFTQDDKGVMLSIRIPDHYPSDPPNIFIGPRKQQTGGMSTLAVLPLDTKELPAVARRSILDAAVEAINGFVGEGCLIGLLSSICGAISSVSGLGVVEQLPTPAPCESKEVKAVIAAKRQAFASALSASEDPLALPPEEPSSTTCSLPAKVELGTVDHSDDEVGQVRREFLRNNKQLDAKLKEEWQALRANGTLRNSREQLPAYNAREELRQAVARHRVVVVSGETGSGKTTQIPQYLYEFMCEDGKGSSANIVCTQPRRLAATSVALRVAGERDEAVGGVVGYTIRLENCVSSRTQITYCTTGVVLRRIQVDKFLGRVSHIVVDEIHERGVDTDVLLILLRDLLERRDDLTVVLMSATMDSELFARYFGGSPIINIAGRTFPVQVFHLEEIIPMVNYSLDDGSPYAKWEVRKEERRRNTRKQMLDIDINEIEEARELTAGVHGPSTQLSASHRTLDILSRMNPDVINYELIESIVVYIDTKMGVPGAILIFLPGMVEMTSCMEQLKSNPKLLSSCLIYNLHSSLGSSEQQGVFQHPPKGKRKVVIGTNIMETSITIDDAVFVIDCGKVKENRYDARRSLSQLVTVNTSKANCRQRQGRAGRVRDGFCFRLFTSTQFESLDDHQLCEMHRVPLESLVLQIYSLNLGDEVEYLRKALSPPDERAVRSSVKALTTLGALTMDKRLTSLGRHLANLPLDVRIGKMVIHGAILQCVDPVLTIAACLAVRTPFLSAMDYQVEVEGVRRALSGDYMSDHLSSWFAYSKWIAMWHKEGPAGASKLCAKYYLSLPALRQIQATKQQYERFLYEAGLIEETPVRMKNNRFLYDPVVTLEDSVYESGGPRFNTNSGSVKCILSCIVAGLYPNVACVRTVRGGKGGNRTNITTLDGSEVLVHPSSVAGKEKAFASPLLVYVDKVKTSATFLREVSMVTPLHVVFFGSGRLEYLPKYGELVVDEATAFRCQSEDAVLLRHLKDQLDSALSQKINDPSKSWESTSSVVVRAILRLLKGDSSTVRGLTVVDRRQPRAPLTAPLLQVESSDDAPKKKDGSADKRTCFVCGEGGHVVNTCPHKAAAAKGGPVTRCFICGEWHHPTDCAVTIPMR from the coding sequence ATGGGCCCCAACAGACAAAGGAAACCAAGAGAACTGGCGCGTGGTAGAGGTCGTGGTGGTAGATGCGGCCGTGGGCGGGCTGCTGCACCGGCACCTACAGCACCGTCATCTATCCTCTCGCGtgccgagaaggacatggtaATTGACGTTCTCCACCACGCTGCCAGCGGAGGGGCAGTTCCGGTATCTGAGGAACACTTTAATCCGAACTCAGGCTCACGCATCAAGTTTCAGCGCAATAGTCCGTTAACACCTTCGGAGATCCTTCAGCGATTATATGAAGGCCTTGGTTTTCCACCCGATCTGGTCACACAATATGTGAGAGATCTAGCGGACGAATCAAAATTACCGGTCTTTAACTCCATCGGAGAACTCCTCGCAGAGGACGGACCTTTCCAATCATTTTTGGTTGATAGTTGCTTCGAACTGTTTTCCTACATGCTGTGGTATTcacgtgaggaagagggcaAGAGCTTAACCCCTGAGGAGGGAGACTCCATACTTCAGGAGGAGTTGGAAGCAGTGCGAGCCCTCTTTGATGATAGTTTCATCGGTTTGAAGAACTTTGGCGATGACGATACGGACGACAGGGAACTCCagttctccttcttcacacAAGACGACAAGGGAGTGATGCTTTCTATTCGCATTCCGGACCACTACCCCTCGGATCCCCCTAACATATTTATTGGCCCGCGCAAGCAGCAGACAGGAGGAATGTCCACCTTAGCTGTTTTACCGCTTGATACAAAGGAACTTCCAGCCGTGGCAAGACGATCAATACTggatgctgctgttgaagCGATTAACGGATTCGTGGGCGAGGGTTGTTTAATTGGGTTGCTTTCTTCAATTTGTGGCGCAATTTCTTCTGTTAGTGGACTGGGAGTAGTAGAACAACTTCCTACTCCCGCACCGTGTGAGAGTAAGGAGGTAAAGGCTGTAATAGCCGCAAAGCGCCAGGCGTTCGCGTCTGCGCTGTCCGCTTCTGAGGATCCGTTGGCGTTACCCCCTGAGGAACCAAGCTCGACGACGTGCTCACTACCAGCGAAGGTAGAGCTTGGTACTGTCGATCACAGCGATGACGAGGTCGGTCAAGTCCGACGGGAATTTCTCCGTAACAACAAACAGTTGGATGCGAAGCTCAAGGAGGAGTGGCAGGCTCTCAGAGCTAACGGTACCCTGAGAAACTCGCGGGAGCAGCTTCCCGCCTACAATGCACGTGAGGAGCTTCGCCAGGCCGTGGCAAGGCACCGCGTCGTTGTTGTAAGTGGTGAAACGGGTAGCGGTAAGACCACTCAAATACCGCAATATCTGTATGAGTTTATGTGTGAAGATGGGAAGGGGAGCTCTGCCAACATTGTGTGTACGCAACCACGGAGACTTGCGGCAACCTCCGTAGCACTTCGGGTTGCTGGAGAACGCGACGAAGCCGTAGGCGGTGTGGTTGGTTACACTATCCGTCTGGAAAACTGTGTGTCCAGTCGCACTCAAATTACTTATTGCACCACCGGTGTTGTGCTTCGGCGAATACAGGTGGATAAATTTTTGGGTAGGGTCAGCCACATCGTTGTGGACGAGATTCATGAGCGTGGTGTGGACACCGATGTCCTCCTTATTCTCCTCCGTGACCTCCTCGAGCGCCGTGATGATTTGACTGTCGTACTCATGAGTGCGACAATGGATTCTGAGTTGTTTGCACGTTACTTTGGTGGGTCTCCTATCATTAACATTGCTGGTCGCACATTTCCCGTCCAGGTATTCCATCTAGAAGAGATTATCCCAATGGTAAACTACAGTCTGGATGATGGTTCACCGTATGCCAAGTGGGAGGTacgaaaggaagagaggcgACGGAATACGCGGAAGCAAATGTTGGACATTGACATCAATGAGATTGAAGAGGCGCGGGAACTCACCGCAGGAGTCCATGGACCGTCAACACAACTAAGCGCATCACACAGGACGTTGGATATCCTATCCCGGATGAATCCAGACGTCATCAACTACGAACTGATTGAATCCATTGTTGTGTACATCGATACCAAGATGGGTGTGCCAGGCGCCATTctgatttttcttcctggcaTGGTTGAGATGACTTCGTGCATGGAGCAACTAAAGTCTAACCCGAAGCTCCTCAGTAGTTGCCTCATCTACAACCTCCATAGTTCTCTTGGGTCGTCCGAGCAACAGGGCGTATTTCAGCATCCACCCAAAGGCAAGAGAAAGGTGGTCATCGGAACCAACATCATGGAGACGTCCATCACCATTGATGATGCGGTGTTCGTCATCGATTGCgggaaggtgaaggagaaCCGCTATGACGCACGGAGAAGTTTATCACAACTGGTTACTGTGAACACATCCAAAGCTAACTGCCGCCAGCGGCAAGGGCGAGCTGGTCGAGTACGTGACGGGTTCTGCtttcgtttgtttaccaGCACCCAGTTCGAGTCACTCGACGACCATCAGCTTTGTGAGATGCATCGTGTTCCCCTCGAGAGTCTTGTTCTTCAAATATATTCCCTTAATCTCGGTGATGAAGTAGAGTATCTTCGGAAAGCTCTGTCACCGCCAGATGAGCGGGCTGTGCGAAGCAGCGTCAAAGCCCTAACAACACTTGGTGCACTGACTATGGACAAGCGTCTTACATCGCTTGGGCGGCACTTGGCCAACCTCCCGCTGGATGTTCGTATTGGTAAGATGGTCATACACGGTGCAATTCTTCAGTGTGTGGACCCGGTACTGACGATCGCCGCATGCCTTGCTGTGCGTACCCCATTCCTTTCGGCGATGGACTATCAAGTGGAGGTGGAGGGTGTGCGGAGAGCGCTCTCTGGGGATTACATGTCAGACCATTTATCTTCGTGGTTTGCTTATTCTAAGTGGATCGCGATGTGGCACAAGGAGGGCCCTGCTGGAGCGAGTAAGTTGTGTGCAAAGTACTATTTGTCTCTGCCAGCACTGCGGCAAATCCAAGCCACAAAGCAGCAGTATGAGCGATTTCTCTACGAGGCTGGGCTTATTGAGGAAACACCTGTTCGTATGAAGAACAACCGGTTCCTCTATGACCCAGTTGTCACTCTTGAAGACAGTGTGTACGAGTCGGGTGGACCCCGTTTCAACACCAACTCTGGTAGTGTGAAGTGCATTCTTTCGTGCATCGTCGCCGGCCTCTATCCGAATGTGGCGTGTGTGAGGACAGTGCGAGGTGGAAAGGGAGGCAACCGTACTAACATCACAACCCTGGACGGGTCGGAAGTTCTTGTTCACCCCTCCAGCGTTgctggaaaggaaaaggcgtTCGCCTCTCCACTTCTTGTTTATGTGGATAAGGTGAAAACTTCAGCCACCTTTCTGCGTGAGGTTTCAATGGTGACGCCGCTTCATGTCGTGTTCTTTGGGAGCGGCCGCCTCGAGTATCTTCCGAAATATGGGGAACTTGTCGTGGACGAGGCAACTGCTTTCAGATGTCAAAGCGAGGATGCTGTATTGTTACGGCACCTAAAGGATCAGTTGGATTCAGCCCTTAGCCAAAAGATCAACGACCCGTCTAAGAGTTGGGAATCTACCAGCAGCGTTGTTGTTCGCGCTATTCTCAGGCTTCTGAAAGGTGATTCGAGCACTGTCCGTGGTTTAACAGTTGTCGACAGGCGCCAGCCACGCGCACCGCTGACTGCCCCGCTGCTGCAGGTCGAGTCAAGCGACGACGcaccaaaaaagaaggacGGCAGCGCCGACAAGAGGAcatgttttgtgtgtggtgagGGCGGTCACGTGGTTAATACCTGCCCACataaagcagcagcagcgaaggGAGGACCCGTGACGCGCTGCTTCATTTGTGGGGAATGGCACCACCCGACAGATTGCGCAGTAACGATCCCCATGCGTTGA